DNA from Flavobacterium aestivum:
AGGCGTTGCGGGTTGCATCCCTGCATTAAATTACCGCACACTAGATGAATTGAGAGCTTCTATCAAAGAACTAAAAGCAGCCAAAGTAGAAGGCGGAAGTTTTGGTTATAACTTAATTGTAAATAAATCGAATATAAAATACAAAGATCAACTGGCAGTACTGTGCGAGGAAAAAGTTGATTTTATAATCACATCATTAGGATCACCAGAGGAAACCATAAAAGAGGCTCATAAGGTTGGCATTAAAGTTTTTTGTGATGTAACAGACTTGGCTTTTGCCAAAAAAGTAGAAAGTTTAGGCGCTGACGCCTTAATTGCAGTTAACAATCAAGCGGGAGGACATAGGGGATCTCTTCCTGCCAATGAATTGATTAAAGAATTAAATTTAAACACCTCATTACCTGTTATATCTGCGGGAGGTGTTGGCACTAAACATGAACTTGAAACAATGCTATCCTATGGTGCAGTAGGCGTTTCAGTTGGGAGTCCTTTTATAGCCTCGATAGAGTCTGGAGTTTCACAAGAATACAAGCAAGCTTGTGTAGATTATGGTGCCAAAGACATTGTCCTGACCGAAAAAATATCCGGAACACCATGTACCGTTATAAATACACCCTATGTAAAGAAAGTGGGAACCCAACAAAGTTGGTTGGAGAAGACTTTAAATAAAAATAAGTCTTTAAAAAAATGGGTAAAAATGGTTCGATATATCATGGGATCAAATGCGGTTACTAAAGCTGCAACACAAGTTACTTATAAAACCGTTTGGGTTGCAGGACCAACCATTGAAAACACAACCGAAATAAACCCTATCTCAAAAATAGTTAATCATTTGTGCGTGTAATTTTTAGCAATCTCATTTAAGACCCTATTTCTTTATAAATGGTTTAATTGAATTTGTAATTTTTTTCATTAAGTATTTTATTATTATATTTGGGCTTTGTAAACTAGTCCTGATAGGAGTAAATATGCATTACTTTTTGCTTTGAAAAAGTAAAAAGTACTTCGCCAATTTAATAACTATTTTGGTGTTCAGTGAATTGCATATGAAGCGAATAGCAGGAATAGCTCCTAATAAAAAAATAAACTAATTTTAGAATATGAAATTACTAGAAGGAAAAGTTGCCATTATTACTGGCGCAAGTCGCGGAATTGGAAAAGGTATTGCAGAAATTTTTGCAAAAAATGGCGCGAATGTAGCCTTTACATACAGTTCATCTGTAGAATCAGCACAAGCTT
Protein-coding regions in this window:
- a CDS encoding NAD(P)H-dependent flavin oxidoreductase is translated as MTKPTLTTLLDIKHPLIMAPMFLVSNTKMVIEGMKSGVAGCIPALNYRTLDELRASIKELKAAKVEGGSFGYNLIVNKSNIKYKDQLAVLCEEKVDFIITSLGSPEETIKEAHKVGIKVFCDVTDLAFAKKVESLGADALIAVNNQAGGHRGSLPANELIKELNLNTSLPVISAGGVGTKHELETMLSYGAVGVSVGSPFIASIESGVSQEYKQACVDYGAKDIVLTEKISGTPCTVINTPYVKKVGTQQSWLEKTLNKNKSLKKWVKMVRYIMGSNAVTKAATQVTYKTVWVAGPTIENTTEINPISKIVNHLCV